AAGAGTAAGATTAAGAGTAAAAGACAATTtgtattataatataaagGGAagcaagaaagaaagagagaaagagagtTAACAGAGAATTAACAGAGAGTTAAAAAAAACgataaagaaagaaagaaagaaaatatttaaatttttctttttctttttcttcttcttcactttcttcactttctttttttggacgaaaaaaaaaccaaagaaaaaaaaaacaagtgAGATAAATCTTTTTATATCCACCCATTCCATTCCCCATTCCCCATTCCAACTACATTTCAACCACTTTCCAATCAAACACATCACACATCACACATCACACACTCATATATATCTactatttattatattgcTATTATGGAAGCTATGAAAAAGAGAATGACTAATACCCATTCTCCTAAACCAGAATCTCCTAAACTACCAACTTCTCCCGATCCAGATAATTTAGAAGGATTATCACCAGAATTAATACCTATTGTCACACTTTTATCATCTCAAGCTCATCGTCGATATAATGAAGGGATTTTTATGCTTTATTATGATTTAAATGGTGATGGGAAACCTGCTGATCGTGAATGGAGAGAAGTTTATGGTATTTTAACTGGTAATCAATTGGCATATTGGGATGCAGCAAATTTGGctcaatttaaaaataatccTAATGCATTATTAGAAACTTCTTCTAAAccaaattatataaattttaCTGATTCAGTTTATAATGCCATGAAAACATTACCAGCTGCTAAACAAAATTTAGATAATGtaattattgtttcaacaactttgaaaaatagATATTTATTACAATTTAAATCTTATAAAGATTTAACAATTTGGTATTCAGCATTaagattatcaaattttgaatattcaTCATTACAAGAAGCTTATACTGGGGCATTATTATCAGCAAGAGGTTCAAGATTATCTGATATAAGAACTATTTTAGCAgaaaaaagatttgatCATGAAGATTGGGTTAGTATAAGATATGGTAGTGGTATGGCTTGGAAACGATGttttgctgttgttgaaccttcaattttgaaaaaaaaaaattttattcccggaagaattttattttatgaaaatgaacagaaaaaaaagaaacaattaatGGCAGTGGTAACTAATGCTACTGCAGTTGCTGCTATATATCCTCAATctcatttattaattgatcattCAACAATGTTAAAAATGGAAGGTTATATTAATTTTACTTCACCAAGTTTATCTACTAAaatttctaaaaaaaatgctaatgattttaaacaTACATCACTTTTTTTAATGCCAGAACAACATTCTTCTGTACCAGGATTTGATACTTTAATTAGATTTTTGATACCATTATTAGATTCTTTTGGATTATATGGAAGACCAAAAAGACTTAAAGCAAATAgaaatgatattgattcattattatttggattACCAACTTTACCTCATGTACATTATTtagaattaaatgatattttGGATTTAACTAAAGGggattttttaaattgggatttgaaaacttggaccgataatattaaaaatattttaaaatctAAAATTGATAGAGGTTATGAAGGTTGTGGAAGTCAAAGAGGAATTAAGGGAGCAGTTACATCATTAAGTAGTCCAGTGACTTCAACTGGTTCACCAAGATTTGCTAGTGGTGGGGGTGGTCAAGGATTTTCTTCAAGACTGACttcatcaacttcttctCAACCTAAACTACATCAACAAAGGAAACCAGTACCAGtaccacaaccacaaccacaaccaccatcatcatcattaccaGGACCAGAATTGAAACCTATAGGTAAAagttttgataaaaatattaatgatttacaTATTGGTGTGTCATCCAATGATAATTTACTTTCTGTTGATAAACTGAAAGATAATCATAAATCAGTACAATTGGCagaaatttatcaaaaatattcTGATTTGAAAACTCCAAGTGATAATTATACTGAtagaaatattttattaaatggaTCTCATGAACATCttattgaagatgaattacCTGCTGGTATAcaacaaatgaaattacATGACAATATTTATCctaaagatgatgatggatTGTttagtgatgatgatgatgatgatgatgaattgggTACTATTGATGTCAGAAAAATTGGtatgaataataatggatCTGGATCTGGATCTGGATCTGGATCTGGGTCTAATCCATCTTTAGATCCAGCATTAGGATTAAGTGGAGCATTAAAAGTTCCTTATTCAGATGATAGATCTGGTAGTTATTCTTCAGTTATTTCACCAATGTCTCAATTTAATAATCTTAAAGAAAGTTATCAAAATGTTGATCATAGAGCTCCATATCCAAACAATAgtgataatgaaattgatgatgatgattctcCTCCACCTCCAGTACCAACTcatgatttgaaatatcTGGCAGGAGGTTTAGGTTTAGGTTCAGGTTCAGGTTCAGGTTTAGGTTTACAAgggaaattgaaaagatctaatgatgataatttaaatggattatcatcaaatgattcaatttcaatttctcaaaatcaattaaaatcaaaatatatttcatCTCCAAATTCTACTTCACAAAAtcatatttataaaataatcCATTCACCAGATAAAAAATCACCATTGAGTAAAAATAATGTTCAATATCCAATTTCTCCAGAAcgtttatcaaatattcaaaaatcaTCAGATAATTTGGTTGATGTTATAAAATTACCAGTTTTACCTGCTATAAATAAAGTTCCTCCAcaagaagaacaacaacaacaacaacaacaacaacgacaacCACAGAAGTAtccacaaccacaacaacaacaacaacaatcaagtcaacaacaacaacaacaattatattCTCCACAGCATGTGCAACAACAgaaatatcatcaacaacaacaacaatactatcaacaacagaaattgcagcaacagcaacaacaaagacctttacaacaacaatattatcaaaaacagccacaaccacaaccacaacaacaaccacaaccacaacatcaacatcaacatcaacaaccacaTAGAGTACCACCtcctcaacaacaatctcaacaacaactatcACAAGCTTATAGGGCTGCTCCACCacctcaacaacaacaacaacaaccacaaccacaaccacaacttTATGGACGTTCTCAACAACAAGGTTTCCCCAGAGAAACAACTAATGGACATCCACAAGGGTCAGGATATATGCAAAATCGTGGGGTTATTCCTAGAAATAATGGACAACCATCTGGATCACAACCCCAGAATAATGTCAGAGGATTTGGTAGTGGCCatccacaacaacaacaacaatatcaatattcaTATTTACCACTGGGAGCTTCAGTTCCACCAAAACCACAAGCACAACAGCAAGCACAACAGCAAgggcaacaacaacagccGCATAGGGGTCATCATCCTTATGGTGTACAATATAATAGTCAACAATATCCAAATAGTCAAACTAGGTATTATTAAGGTTAGATAGTTATTGATTCATGATTGAAATTTAgtctttttattattattattattattatcatgttattatttgtatttatatacacattctttatatattatatgtATAGTAGtatttctaaaaaaaaaaaaaaaaaaaattattttacatctttctttctttgtttgtttctttatcttttcaataacatggtttattaaatgtatatatatatatatatatatatatatatatatatatttgtgAAGTTTTCTTTCATGATGACGAAAACtgtaataaatatttatctaTACATCTTTGACTacaaaattgttttctaataggaatatttttatttaataaaatatcataccattcaaaaatttctcCTAAAGgattaacaataattaaattacaTTGATTACAAGtatcattaaaattaaatttccCTTTAATTATAgctaatttaattaatttatgataaaattttgggattttttttttccaaatttttgtttctttatAATTAACATCATAATTAcctaatttatttaaacataaattagttaatgatggtaaataaatattacaacaagattgttgttcttgttcttgttgttgttgttgttgttggtggtggtggtgatgatggtggtggtggttatttaaataaattattttggTTCGATATTTTAATATTGTCAGGGACATATTTTCTAAGGAATCAGTCATACTGGTAGGAACAGGGatagtaataatatcatttttattaaaatcatcaattgatataaatGGATTTGGTCCAGCTCggaaattaattaatttttttaaatttaaaatttgataaggtaaaaattttaatgaattagaacctaatgataaatcaactaaattaattaatttatcaattaaaggaggtaaaaattttaattgattaattcttAATCCTAATACTTGTAATTTagtaaatttaaataatgatatgGGTAATTCtgttaaattattattagttaaatataattgataagaaattgattgagATTGTAAttgtgttgttgatattgttgtttccttaaatggattatttacattttcattttcatttccaTGTCCATTTTCATGTCCATTATCAagattattaaaaataactaaattattcaaatctttaattTCTGATGGTAAATCATATAAATTCATATTTtctaaattaattattgtttgcatattttcaaaacaattaaGAATTATATTTCGAGCTCGATTATAActtgattgttttaatttttcattaatatcttccatatcattatcattaccaGTACTGGTATTATTAGTAGAATCTGTACATGTTGAAGATGTAAATACTAATGCTGGTGGtagctgttgttgttgttgttgttggcTTTTAAAAGTACCATTAAATCGATTAAATCTATCAATACCAAAATCTGCATCTGAActcaattcttttaaaatttttttctttttaataaaattattttcattttcaacattattggttttttcatcatcatcatcattattatcatcatcattattaatgattggattaatttcatcaaattcacTAGTAggtaataaattcaaatcaatttttttggttggtgATTTGGGTACACcaaaattatattcaagatttgttgtaaaatcaaattcagaTACTAATGGTACATCAGAATATAaaattggtggtggtggacTACTTGGAggtaattgatttttatcattttcattttcattttcattttcctCATGgtcattatcattatcaacattaaTTACAGTAGATGtttcttctctttcttcatttgattcatcataaaaatcttcaatatcaactcttttgatattatctttatcattaaaaCTTTCAcccatttttcttttcaaacTAGGAAGTAATTTTTGATTGGATAATCTCACTCGACGTAATTGAGGTTTcaatggtgatgatgatattgatgtaATAGTTTTCCTCGTATGATATTTACTACTGgcattttcatcaatggTGGATTTATCTCTAGGTGTGGTATCATAAGGGATAGgatcattaattgatgaattggtATAGGCAAAAGGTAATAAAGGATTATCTTTTTCCATATTGTATGAGAAGTGGGTAGTGTTCTTCTACTAAAGATAAAAGGGGGGGCGGAGGGGAAGTATTGGAAAGAACTCTGTTAATCAATTGTCACTATAAATATAGATAGACTTCAACTTTTGGAATACTATAGCGAACAACAAGTtggttaataataaataacaaaagaatatagaagaataaagaaatgaaaatagtaattttataatttttaagGGTTTAGAATTTTCTGTTGGTAAAGAAAGATAGTAGTTACTTTTATTAGgcgtgtgtgtgtgtgtgtgtgtgtgtgtgtttaataaacaataaaaaaaaaaaaataaaatctgCGAATACGCGAATACACGAATACGCGAACCACCAGTTTGATTCGTTGAAATTCTTGAAtaattacaacaacaacaattaaaacaaattttatGAATTTAATATCACACGAGGGAGAGATAGATTTTCGTTTAAACATGAATAGTTTAACATAAAAGTCAATTGCTTTTgctttgttttgttttgctttGTTTTACTTGtgaattagaaaataataaacttaAACTAGTTGATAGATAGGTTACTTCGCGTCCAATCAATTGCCTCtaataaattcatattaatactaataatcTTCCTAGTagacacacacacacacacacaatcCCCATTTACTGatctttgattttaaacATATGAATAGAGTAAGAATCGAAAGGGGAGGATATTGTTAAGAGATGTGAAActtaattatttttgtatAGTTTTCGATTGTTTATTAagattaaattaaaaatggaaataaacttctttctttctttctttctttttcccagtaaatttgatttgatatcATCAATGAAAAAACTGTTTATCTGATTACTATTACCATAAAACACATATCTAAAACAACTTGATATACAtggtaaaagaaaagaaaacccATCAACCAATGTGTGTCCAATTATAAAGAAGCAATCTgccacacacacacacacacacacaccgaggctcaacaacaaaacaattagTATAAGTGCGTGTATAACGTTCAATTGTGGAGTGTGAGTGTGAGTGTGAGTGTATGTGCATGGACGGGTGGGGTGTGTCTTTGTGGACAatctttaaaaaattattttatcaCATTCatcaaccaaccaaccaactactacaacaacagttTTCACTAATATCAACGGCTAATTTTTAAACCAAATAGTACCCTTATAagtttatcttttttttttattatattatattctattttattcaatACATTTACATTAACtactttattattaagtTCTTTGTTAAAATgactattactactactactactaccaccaccaccactccTAGTATTACCCCGGAACTATTACTTAAATTTGCTTATTCATATCCCAATCTACAAAATTCATGGTATTTAATTGCTGTAGCTACATTGactcaattaaatttatcagAAGAAATCCCCAAAATTTTCCATTTTGCCTTACGacaacaattattagaatttcaaaatgattctaatttattaactAATGAAATCATGTTAAAATTAGCTAAAGATTCAATTAGTTCAAGTGAAAAATTCCTTGATATTTATCAAACTGGAGTTAAATTACCTGATGTTTTAATACCTCATACTTATAGTGAAAAATTACctttaaattataaatatcatcaaAGTAAAGATATACGTCAAACTCAACAATCAATAGTTGATCAAATTAGAGAagtattattgaaaattagTATGTTTAGTGGATTAcccaaatcaattaattcattattaatattaaaatcaGTAACTCCAACAGCATTaaccaattcaaattcaaattcaaatattaatttacCTAAACGTAAGAATATAGTTGAACccattgaagaaaaaaatattactCCCAATATTACTCCCAATATGAATGTGACTGATACTATTGATGGGAAAATATCAAGTGAATCTATTATTGTAGATCAAATTGTTactaatttaattgaaggATCTGATTATTGGAAtacaatttattcaaataaattaaatcttcgaattaaaaaagaaatgttaCGAACTTATCCCGATTTATGGTATTTTGTATATCATCATATTTATGGTCCATTAATTAGTTTTACAGAAATTTTATCTTCTCAAAAAACATCATTTAGTTTGATTGCTTGTATGATACCTCAAGATGTAAATTCACAATTAAAAGGTCATTTAAAAGGTGCTATTAATAATGGAgcaacaaaagaagaa
This is a stretch of genomic DNA from Candida dubliniensis CD36 chromosome 1, complete sequence. It encodes these proteins:
- a CDS encoding CCR4-NOT complex (transcriptional regulatory complex involved in mRNA initiation, elongation, and degradation) subunit, putative (Similar to S. cerevisiae CAF120;~Similar to C. albicans CAF120); protein product: MEAMKKRMTNTHSPKPESPKLPTSPDPDNLEGLSPELIPIVTLLSSQAHRRYNEGIFMLYYDLNGDGKPADREWREVYGILTGNQLAYWDAANLAQFKNNPNALLETSSKPNYINFTDSVYNAMKTLPAAKQNLDNVIIVSTTLKNRYLLQFKSYKDLTIWYSALRLSNFEYSSLQEAYTGALLSARGSRLSDIRTILAEKRFDHEDWVSIRYGSGMAWKRCFAVVEPSILKKKNFIPGRILFYENEQKKKKQLMAVVTNATAVAAIYPQSHLLIDHSTMLKMEGYINFTSPSLSTKISKKNANDFKHTSLFLMPEQHSSVPGFDTLIRFLIPLLDSFGLYGRPKRLKANRNDIDSLLFGLPTLPHVHYLELNDILDLTKGDFLNWDLKTWTDNIKNILKSKIDRGYEGCGSQRGIKGAVTSLSSPVTSTGSPRFASGGGGQGFSSRSTSSTSSQPKLHQQRKPVPVPQPQPQPPSSSLPGPELKPIGKSFDKNINDLHIGVSSNDNLLSVDKSKDNHKSVQLAEIYQKYSDLKTPSDNYTDRNILLNGSHEHLIEDELPAGIQQMKLHDNIYPKDDDGLFSDDDDDDDELGTIDVRKIGMNNNGSGSGSGSGSGSNPSLDPALGLSGALKVPYSDDRSGSYSSVISPMSQFNNLKESYQNVDHRAPYPNNSDNEIDDDDSPPPPVPTHDLKYSAGGLGLGSGSGSGLGLQGKLKRSNDDNLNGLSSNDSISISQNQLKSKYISSPNSTSQNHIYKIIHSPDKKSPLSKNNVQYPISPERLSNIQKSSDNLVDVIKLPVLPAINKVPPQEEQQQQQQQQRQPQKYPQPQQQQQQSSQQQQQQLYSPQHVQQQKYHQQQQQYYQQQKLQQQQQQRPLQQQYYQKQPQPQPQQQPQPQHQHQHQQPHRVPPPQQQSQQQLSQAYRAAPPPQQQQQQPQPQPQLYGRSQQQGFPRETTNGHPQGSGYMQNRGVIPRNNGQPSGSQPQNNVRGFGSGHPQQQQQYQYSYLPSGASVPPKPQAQQQAQQQGQQQQPHRGHHPYGVQYNSQQYPNSQTRYY